The sequence TCaactatttctttttcttatgcTAAGCTATTGAATTTGTGGAAGCCCCTTTAATCCAGTGGTTTGATTAAATGTTCATTAATGTTTCTACACTAGAAGATCTGGGGTTCAAACTCCAGAAAACGCAAATTATGCGGATCATGgagaaaaaaattacaaaaggtTTTTAGTATGGTGCAAGGACATATCATCGAACATGGATTTCATAGGGCGGCTCTGAGCGATGCAGTCAGACGTGCATTCTCATATAAtggtagaattgtcggctgtagaatcgtctatgtaatatttctcatcgttgtaatagcataattaatcagacgttttaaaaaaaaaactattgaatTTTACATGTGTGCATCGTATGGCTTTTCAAATACAAATAGCattcttaatttaaataatactgAACCCTTAATTTCGAGGCCCAACAACTTTTACCTTTACTTCTAGATTGTGTTGTCGTCTCATCTTCCCTAAATCTTGTTGaggctccgaatggtgactgcggattgagcggtgcgggacaagcggtttaattgcggtgcggttctaacagttataaaaatgtatagatatagaGTATATATAGAAACTTTTTTTACTGTTAACTTCAGGGCGGGGCGAGAAGATGGTTACCATTCAAAACCTGATTTCCTAAACCTCCATGGAAAAGCTCCCTCTCAGCTTTAACACCAAAATAATAACTCTTTTAATTATGTCCTTCGTTCATGCCACCTACTCCATGATTATTGATTCTCCTCCTCTCACCTCTTCCGTTAtagtagaacctctataaattaataatgttgagattttgaaattttatttatttatagagatattaatttataaaagtttctttatttagatttattattttaagatatatatatattctaaaataagaaaaatgtttaattttagtgtatagacattaatctttttttttttaatttaacatttatattaattttattatactattttctgtatataatatatattgcatagaagttaaatgtggttttatatataatattactaaatctcattaaaaatatatttaactgttaaaaaaatataaagataattccattgtgaatataaaacaaacaatacaataataggttcttacttatataaaatatatatacatataaattattaatttataattttaatagaaccatatatttttatagaattttctaaaatattattatcttattattttatcgatttatgtcaaattttgaaccaaCGTAAACTGGGACCgacgaaatttattaatttatcgaatattaatttatagaggttctactgtataTGGATGCAGATTATTATGAATTTCATCGCTTGCTCCACTCcctttcctttcttttctttacGTTTCAAACACAAGCTATGACAATGGCCAATTCCCAGCTCTTACTTTATGAGTTGTAAAGGGATAAACATAAAGATTTCCTATTcctaatatatatgatttaaactTTATCTCTATTGTACCTTTACTTAGATAACTTAGGATCTCATATGTTGTATATATACTCATTACATTGGATCAATAAACTCACGCTTTCATAACATATTTCAAGTTGAAGTCCGGTCATTCTTGACTGATAGTTGTGACGCGCTATAAAGCACGAGGACACCTATTGTGTAAAGTCTCTGAAACGTTTCCAAGACGACTTCCTAGATCATTCGTCTTGTCTGGTTTGTAAATCAAGGTGAAATATAGATTAaggatttttttagaaaatatgtgtttatctaatgatgatgataatgtaGTGTAAAGGATGATTATGAGgttgtgatgatgatgatgatgatgatgatgatggttcaGTGTTTCAATTCATAGATTGCCGTTTGAGAATGTATAGGTATTTCCCTACACAAATTGACTAAGTCTTCTATTTTCCCTGAGAAAATGAGATCTcatctttgtttttttactcTATCTTCGCATTTATCTTTCTGAGATCATTTCCTGTGctatttttgtttgtgtgtatttatttttgtttaattttatcgTTCTCTGAGGATTAGGTTACGACAACGACAATCATTCAACAGAACAACGTACGTCCTCTATGATCTTTCATCAAGCTTTGCCGAgttattaatgaatatttaaagGTATACTTCTCTCACTTCCTTGAAAAATTTTGTTGTATGAATCTTGGATTGGTAGCTAATAGTAGGTTCAATGATTTTACATGCCGAGTCAGACACCGACCGAACCAATTTTATAGAATATGTTTCCAATTTTTTTGTCTTAGCCAAGTATTAGATGATGATCTTATTATTCAAGAAGCTGATATATGTTTATGTTTCTCTTGCAGCTGGACAAGAATGCAATTGAGAAATAGGCGCCtccttttatcaaaaaaaaagaggcaCCTCCTTCTCCCCTCCCAAGGTTCCAGGTGTACTCCTTCTGCAAAACCTTGACCTTATGGACACAAGTACACATGTTCGGTTTTATGTACATAGActggtgtatatatatatcaaaacttATTTTCCCGAATTTTGTTCTAACATATTCTTTAATTCACCCTTTTGATTCTTCTCTCAGGATCTCCGGTCAATCTCCCTAGCAAGAGTTGGTTGCAAAGGTTTTGCATGCAAATGAGTGACGTTTCCAAGGTATTGGAAACAATTTATTGAGTATCTTCTTTTATATCTGTTCTATGGATCTTTTATGTCATAAACGTTCCATGATGGttgatatttttgattttgttaTTGCCAGGTGAGCCACGAAGCCATTTGCTTCAGAGTGGGATGGAGCATGTTTTGTTTCATTGATATGAAGTATCTAATTCTTATATATGTGCGAGAATGCAGAATTATGTATGTGAGAGGTGCAAGTCCACATAGAGTCTGTGATGAATAATACTCCATAGACATGAGATTTAAATGAGACTTCACGCGGTTTTGAATTACTAAATCTACCTAAGAGGACAAATTAGCTATCCTTGAGCCTGAAGGTGATGGTTTCAATTGGTATAAGGTGGAATTGGCCAACCGTGAATTTTACTTTTGGAATTAAGGGAAGATTCCTTACTTGGTTTGCACCGGGTCAAGAGTCAATCTGTTTCAGAAGAGAGCCTGAAGGATGCACCAGTTCCTGCGATTGTTTATGAGAACTCTATCAACTGTGATTTATTTATTGTGGAGGTTGAATAAGAGGCCCTcctcagaatttttcatcagaAGCCTTGATAAGAAAGAACCAATTCCTGAGATTGTTCCAATGGCAGCTTTGTGATGCCCTTTACCAGAAGCTTTAGAAACAGTTGAATCACTTGAAAAAGGTATTAAAGAGGAAGAATTAAGTAAAGGGAAGATTCAATACAGAAAAATGTATCaagccctgttcgtttgtacatctggaagATGTATCCAAATGGTCCATCTACATGTCTTATCCAGATGTTCCATCTGggtgttgttcgtttcttcatttcgtccatgcatcgaaatgaatcatctgaatgcaactatgttcatttgcttttcattttttaactttcatCTGCATCTAGGTGGACttattaataaaatgactaaaatataaatttttacgTTTCGCCGGAAAATTACGGTTTTGGccgaaaatatttttgcggtttttgaggAAATCTATGTTTTTCGCGAAAAAGTacatttttgtggttttggcagaaaaatgcgttttatgggtttggcggaaaaatatgtttttgcggtttggacggaaaaagtgtgttttgacgttttggcgggaaaagtgtttttgacgggaaaagtttttttcacgattttgacgaaaaaatacatttttccggttttggcgggaaaatacgtttttccggttttggcgggaaaatacgtttttccggttttggcgaaaaaatgtgttttccacTTTTAGCGGGAAATGTGTTTttccgattttggcgggaaaatttcatttttcgCTTTTGGCGGTGAAattgtgtttttcagttttggcgggaaaatgcgttttctggttttggcgggaaaattctgttttccggttttggcaggaaatttctgtttttcggttttagcgggaaaattgtgttttccggctttggcgagaaaatgtgttttttcccccggttttggtgggaaaattgtgtgttttccggttttggcgagaaaatggtttttgcagttttggccagaaaatgctttttggagttttggagggaatatgcgttttttgggttttgacaggaaaatgcgttttttttttgttttgacgggaaaatacgtatttttggttttggtcGAAAAGTGTGGTTTTACTGGTTTAGCCAAAAACtgtgtttttatgaaaatgtgtgttttatgtttttttgcgaaaaaacgcatcttgcggttttggtgggaaagtgtgtttttcagtttttgcgagaaaatacattttttggttatagcggaaaaatgtatatgcaaaaaaaaaatagaatttgtggtttgaaaattaatattttgattttaaaaggtcatttttgtcatttatcattttggatTGAACTAGATGTATATGCATCCAAATGCACTGtcaagactcaccttcatttgggtgagaatttgatatgcatttttaaaaatatctggatgtagcattataatgcacAAAACGAACATTAATTTGCATCTTCACTCAGATGGATCACATGGGTGAACAAACGAATAGGGCCTCAATGGATCAGCTGCAATCaccaatttatattaaatttatattaaatgaacAGGGCAGGGCAGGAGCCAAATACCCGACTCACCCGCTAAACCACCAACACATAGAGGATCAGTCTCAAACAATACACCGAACTCAACGCTGCTCCAAACAGACGCAGCATGGAGAGAAAATCTTCATCTAGCGGGACTCGGCTGGATTGTGGGAGAAGGAACAGAGAAGGTATCGATCCTAGCACACTGTCACTACGTCAACTCCTCCCTGGTGGCAGAGGGCCTGGCGCTACGGGAAGCACTGCAATTCTGTATTGAGAAGAACATCCGACAAATACGATGTGAAACGGACTCACTCCTGCTGGTCAAAGCACTCAATTCAGGACAACAAGCAACAAAGATCTATGGCATTATGGCTGACATAGTCTGTCTTTCTTAGCTTTTGATTCTATCCCTTTTTCTTGGATCCAACAAAATAGAAATGGAGAGGCTGATGCTTTGGCAAAGCAAGCCCTCTGGAATGAAGCTTGTGTAATGGCTCCCATAAACATTGGAGTTTAAGTCTCTATTGAATGAAAtatggtgttacaaaaaaaagaacaggGCAGGAGCTTGATATATTTGTAAACGATGGAGGCTCTATAATGGAGCATCCGGGATGGTCTCTCAAGTGGTTTCTGGAACTACACAGTGTCAAAGATTATTGTGAATTTAGCCAAGGTGTGTTAGTCTTGGAAGATGCTTCGGTTGAACCGTCCTGTAACAATGGAGAAAGGCAACCACAGTCCATAAACAACAGAATGTGTTGCTATAAAAAACGGGTAGTTGTGGATCCAATATTACTACTTCACAAAAGGACAACGGTTTTTTTCTAAAGAAGGACAACGATTTCGTTGTAGAAGGAGGACAAGTATGTACGATTTTAGGTGGTTTGTTTTGATTTAGTTTGGGATACTTCTCGTTTttgtataaattatatatagttGCAACATCAATTTCTCGAGTTCACGTTGGAACATCAAAAGATTCACAATGTAAAAACACATTTTAATCGTGTATACTGTATAACAAATAACAAGTGACGTGAGACTTGCATGAGTAGCTTTGTGTAGTTTTGAATTGAAgttatatatttctaaacataataaaatattccTGTTCGGAAATTCGCTAGGCGTTACGCGTGCGCTCGGGCAGCGCCTAGCACCTAATGAAAAAATCGGATATTATACGGAGATTAATCGCTGATTTATTATCGATTATTTCAAACCAagattcttttgtttttttttgccaatTTCATGAAAGTTTCATGTATATTAGTCGATTAAAAGATGAAACGAATAAAAAATTAAGCTTTTTCAGGAATCTCGATTTTCTTACCGAATCACTCTAACTCGCCACGCTTGGTGGCCGATTTACGCTTTTCCAGCAATTTTACCCTCCTAGGCGGCGCGTTTTAGAACATGGTAAAATATACATAAACCaacataataaaaacatataggaatatgaattattaatataattattttattgtcaagtggaaaattaaaaatcaaacattATTTTTGTTACTACAACCTTCCAAAATAAGGTGTATTTCATGTAATTTTAGGCTTTCAAATACCACATAagttaaataattaatgaatttGTGTAGAAGTTCTTTTCTTGGTgcatatgaaaaataaaattattatatatgtacatgAGATAAAATTAAGTCTTTGTAAAAAATGTTCTGCTAAATAGTATAAACAAAGTATACTTCATAATTTTTTCTCTTGATTACGAGACATCACTTTCGAAGATATgggtttattttaaataatttatgcatatttttttcagaaatattttgtcaaaaatatGCAAAGTATGCTTTATATATACTCTTTGTTCTAGATTATAAAGCATCCATTGCATtaatattaaagtatattaGATCTCTTATATATCTGattacatttttaaataatattcattTGGTTTATGTACTGTTAGAGATTCAAAGCAAAgaaaaaatttctcaaaataaaataaaattaaaaaacaaatttgatttcAGTTTTCAAAAGGTAATGATGAGTTAAATGATACTACTATCAAATATTCATATGTATATTTTTCCACAACGTAAAAcgtaatctatactattatttataaagTGATTTGGCTTATTTGGCATATTCTCtatgattttagttaatttgtTTACTTGTCATATTTTCCATGATCTTAGGATAaatcattagtttaattaatattttttgatatctatatatttatcatgatatttaaaatcatGATAAACATGAACATATTTTACCGATATATataccaatatttttttaaaatatattttaatatataataaacatgaTATTTaggatatttaattaataaatggatattaataatatataccgATAATATCATCGTTACTTTTCtctcatttataattttaatgactaatattttaactaatagctaatttttatgatttttactgaaaatattgattaaatacagattattataaaatttatatagaagtatactaatatatttgaattaatcagtttatttagttaatttgcttattttcatcttttccatagttatatgataaattattagtctaattaatattattatttaatttatttattttgatatctatatatttatcatgatatttaaaataattaataaacattaacatattttaccaatatatatatatatatatactaatattttaaaaaaaatatattttagtatataattatcatgatatttaggaattaataattagatattaacaatatctaccgataatatcatcattactttttctcattttataatttcaatgaCTAATATTATAGCCAATTTCTATGATTTTTACTGAAAATATTGATCAATACGTATTATTATaagatttatatataagtatactaatatatctgaattaatcggtttcttttgtttattcggTTTGATCCCTTAATATTGAACCATATTCATATACTGATGTTTTCTAAACATAACATCCTGATCGGTACTTCCAAATCTAGACTATTTTCTCTATTTCAGTTTGGATTGGTTTGATTTTACCTGATTGAACACTCCTAAACTATTGTTATttgttaatgttttatatttgtgattttgttATAATCCTTATAGTACCACATAATTTCTTTTCAGTCCAAATACAATATGTGTTAATTTCATATGCAAAATTTCATAATTTAGTTATTACTATAAAAAAGATTTTGATCCAAAATCTAcatcacataaataaaaatatgaaacaaaataatacaatttaataaattgattaccaatataaatattgaaattttatgatatataataatttaaatttatatttaatttaattattattattttatttaaaaaaattgaattaaaaattgttagatGTATAGATATATTAATCCGGACAAGGTGCAGAACATCAACTAGTACCCTATTATTACAAAGTATTTTGAAGCACTAAAGATTAATACAGCAGAttacaaaatacttatatatatatatataagctaatatattttcatgaaattattaatatactcatatttattacatttatttttctaaagtaCCACAGCAAAAAgtatttcatttattaatttctttaaaaacatattaatagTTAATCattataactaaattattttaattaaaaattcctcgtatattatataattaaaattttgaagtgtTTATAGGAAAGAAGATAGTGTATATGAAAAAACAATAATGACAAAACACGTGGACCtgcatttaatataaattttaattttatacaaaCTTTTACTTGTTTCTTTCCTATTTCCTTcaccatttttaatttttttgtatttcttcCAATAAATGTGGACCTccaattttagttttgtttatggCCACTTGTATCCAAGGACCGCAATTCTGTCATCGAGTCAAATACCAAAACTAGAAACTCATATACAATATGTTAAGGATCTCAAAAGAAGCAGTCATCCATGGCGGCCTTATTGTGAATTTAGCCAAGGTGTGTTAGTCTTGAAAGATGCTTCGGTTGAACCGTCCTGTAACAATGGAGAAAGGCAACCACAGTCCATAAACAACAGAATGTGTTGCTATAAAAAAACGGGTAGTTGTGGATCCAATATTACTATTTCACAAAAGGACAACGGTTTTTCTTTCTAAAGAAGGACAACGATTTCGTTGTAGAAGGAGGACAAGTATGTACGATTTTAGGTGGTTCGTTTTGATTTAGTTTGGGATACTTCTAGTTTttgtataaattatatatagtgCAACAACAATTTCTCGAGTTCACGTTGGAACATCAAAAGATTCACAATGTAAAAACACATTTTAATCGTGTATACTGTATAACAAATAACAAGTGACGTGAGACTTACATGAGTAGCTTTGTGTAGTTTTGAATCGAAGTTATATATTTCTatacataataaaatatacataaaccaacataataaaaacatataggaatatgaattattaatataattattgtaTTGTCAAGtggaaaattaaaaatcaaacattATTTTTGTTACTACAACCTTCCAAAATAAGGTGTATTTCATGTAATTTCAGGCTTTCAAAGACCACATAagttaaataattaatgaatttGTGTAGAGTTCTTTTCTTGGTgcatatgaaaaataaaattatcatatatGTACATGAGATAAAATTAAGTCTTTGTAAAAAATGGTCCGCTAAATAGTATAAACAAAGTATACTTCATAAATTTTTTCTCTTGATTACGAGACATCACTTTCGAGGATATgggtttattttaaataatttatgcatgtttttttttcagaaatattTTGTCAAAATATGCGAAGTATGCTTTATATATACTCTTTGTTCTATATTATAAAGCATCAATTGCACTAATATTGAAGTATATATAATTAGATCTCTTATATATctgattatatttttaaataatattcattTGGTTTATGTACTGTTAGAGATtcaaagcaaagaaaaaaaatctcaaaataaaataaaatcaaaaaacaaatttgatttcAGTTTTCAAAAGGTAATGATGAGTTAAATGAGATACTactatcatatattcatatgtaTATATTTCCACAATGTAAAACGTAATCCCCTATTATTACAAAGTATTTGAAGCACTAAAGATTAATACATAAGAttacaaaatacttatatataaaagcTAATATATTTTCATGAAATTATTAATATACACTCATATTTAATacacttatttttctaaaataccACAGCAAAAAgtatttcatttattaatttctttaaaaacatattaatagTTAACCattataactaaattattttaattaaaagtcCTCATATAttatatctataataataaagttgGGTTATGCTCTCACCACAGGCTTCCACGACATCAAGGAGAGGGGTGCTTTTCGCGACACGTGGCGTCTCGGTAGGGTATCCGTGTTTTTCACGCTCTCTCTTCCTCCTCGCGCGTGTCTGCGCGGTTGTTCAACCAAAGAGGTTGGGCTTCTGTCATTAATTTAGGCCCAAATGTCATTAGGtcttcttcttcgttgttcttcttcttccctaccTCTTTCACAGAAAGTAACGTCCCAAGGATTTTTTCTATGACATTTATTCTCAGTTTTTCCATTTATTAATCCACTCCTCATGTATTATGATTACGATCTACCTCTTCGTTCACCCTGTAACCGCCTCGACCTCCATCTATAAATACCGGCCCTCACTTCCATTCACAGCACATCTCAAACAATTTTCTCAGACATACGATCTCCTAGAAGCAACATATTCAGATGGCGAATTCGTACACTCTGCTTGCCAATTTGAGAGCCGGCCGATGCTCTAATACTGCTGAGGTCCGCCTACTGAGGTTCTGGGAGGCCAGAAATATCAACAAAGGAGGGGAGCTGATGAGTATTGAGTTGCTGCTCATCGATGAGGCTGTAAGTGTTCTTCCCAGATTTAATCTCTGTTCATattgttattcaaaaaaaaaaaattgaattattttaccCACTTCCATCAAAAAGCGTTGATCTTTTAGCCTGTTCTTCCCAGATTTAATCTCTTTGCATATTGTTATTCCaagattttttagaattatCTTACTCTCTTCCATCAAAAAGCGTTGATCTTTTACCAATAATCTTAACCTCTGTCTCTTTGCTTTTATTTTAAACTGATCCTGAcaaattattttcaatattgatctggtttaaagtttttttttgggtgaatGACTATTTGTTGCTATATATGTTTAACTAACATCTCTATAAATGCCATCATGCAGGTGGACAGATAGTCTCATCCCTTCCAATGCTTTCAGCCCCGAAGATATGGCCACAGAAGAACCGTGCGACATTACGTGCAGATTTTGTGATGGGCTTCTTGCTATTCAAGATTACCCACAAGGGTTCCCGCGACCAGGTAAGGATCAATGCTTAGATTAGGCGTTTTTATTTTCCTTGCAGACACATATGTTAGTCTtcgtttgttatttttttagtttttgtgaCTGGTCAACCTAACAGTTTTATGGTTATGCAGAGATATCAACGGAAACGCAAAGAGTTCTGACAAGAGAGACGATACAGAGAGCATTTCATGCTACAGAAGTAGGGTTAGCTTCTCATTCTCTAAGCTGTGGAGTACAATGCGAGTTTGGCAACTGTTGGCACTTGCTCTTTTGTTGGTgtgatatataatatatcatatatcagAGTCCTCTTTTCATGACGAGTCTTTGAGATTAACGGGTTATCTTAGGAAAGAACGGGATCTGGTGGGATCTCTGCTATTCAGCTGTCGAGTGAACATAATGCTAACAATGAGGATGTTCGTTTTGAGCTTAAGGACTTGCATCCTGATGACCCGCAGATCGTTGTGTTTAAGCATGGAGTTGGCGAGTTAAGGGGATCATCCAAGTAGTTTCTCATTCTCTCCAGCACTTGTATTCTACTGTCATAGAAGAATAGGATTCAATGCTTATGGAAAGATGATTCAATGCCTTTCTCTTGATACTTGGTTGTGGCTCAAGTTCTTGATTTTGGTTATAATTTTGTTGTGATGGTGCTTCTGCCTTCTCTGTGCTTTTATGGAcagagataaataaaattgtttctTTGTCTTTATGTGGTTTGTCTTTGTTAGAATTGAAAATCATTACAGAGGTTGCCTATTACTTCGACTAAAAACAACTCTTTTGCATAATATGCATATTTGGCGAGTAATAAGGTAGTTTATAATTAGGGTTGCTAATAAACAGTTGCAGTAAACAAGCTAAACTTACTTCCTGCCTTCTTTATGATGTGGATACGTTATGATGTTCCCTTTCCCGTGTAGCTCTAAACTCATATGCTTAGTCTTCCTTCCACTTAAATTTGCAGCCAAACATCCTTTCACTTAAAGATCACTCTGAAGCTTCTGATGGCATTTACTGTAAGAACTGAGCTCTTTGTTCTTTCTGCGCCTGATAAGAGTTTTTCCTTGGATCACTATGTTATGTTATAGAACGTATTGCCTTTTCCTTTTACCTCTCCACATACATAAACAACCGAGATAAACAGGAAAATCGGAACGTAAAGATATGTTTGCAAGCACCATTAAATGCATGTTGTAATTGGTGATATGGCTTCAAAAGGTTTTAAGAAAATCCTAAAGTCTTGATTTTTATCCAATTTATTGATTTAAAAGTCTTTTAACCCTTTTAAAAACACTCAAAAccacttttcctttttttttgttcagtgAAGGATGCTTATTTTTTCTAAAGCCTATAAAAGctggtttttatttaaatttttttttcaaaatcattaaattttctaTAACTTTTATAAACAATAGTTCAGTTCAAAAAAATGTGTTCTCtctcaatatttgtttttaattcttCTTTAAATTGTTGAGATGTCTAACGATGGAAAAGCTCTTAGAATACCCTTATCGGAGCAGAATTTTAAATAGAGTTCTTAGACAATTTAcgatattattttaatgcaaaatttttggatgaaaatgatttttttttgtcagaaattcaaataatgtaaataatctTTCCTAGCGATAATTGAATCTTAATGGAGGAAAAACTGttaattttaatgttaatttgttatgtaattagtttttatatatgataAGTTAACCGAAGAATAACACATGTAGCTTTTTTATAAAGTATAGCACATGTAGCTATAGTATCTGGAAATACTAAGCTAAGCTTAACCATTTCAATAGAAAACTGAACTTCTATATTCTACggtcaaataaaatatttatccaaTAAAACCAAAACTTACATATCTTAATATGTTTTAAtcaatcaaaattaatttacaagAAGATTtctgaaaaatccaaatatatatCAAAGAACACTTTAAATCTATGTAGTGAAGTGTATATTAGAATACCTTaccatcaaatatatatataaaatctatgtCATATTTCAATacattttattatgtttaaGTTATGGAAAAATATCAAAGAAAGTCTATAGATAATGATTTtgagataatataaaatatgaacgattaattttttgtataaattagCTCTGGTGTGTTTGTTTTTAGGGTTCACTGAATTTTGATTTGGACTTCAATCCTAATAAACGCttagttataaattaaaactattacaaaaaatatttatgtgtttCATTTTGAATAAATTTGTTGTCTTGGTTCGAACAAGATGATCACAAAACAAACAACTACATTTATGtgtttcattttgaaacatcatTAAACTATATTTACTTTAGTGCAACTAtcaactatttattatattttatttcattaatttataaaatctatttataCTATTCATTTTTGACCTAAGCAACTATAAAACAAAGTAATACACTATTAATTACCACTATCAAATGGATCACAAACTCATTATCCAATCATTAGGGAACAAAATATacaaacccggcgcgtagcgccggaataccactagtaattaaaattttgaagtaTTTATAGGAAAGAAGATagtgtatataaaaaaaacaataatgacAAAACAC comes from Brassica rapa cultivar Chiifu-401-42 chromosome A02, CAAS_Brap_v3.01, whole genome shotgun sequence and encodes:
- the LOC103854295 gene encoding uncharacterized protein LOC103854295; this encodes MRLWTDSLIPSNAFSPEDMATEEPCDITCRFCDGLLAIQDYPQGFPRPEISTETQRVLTRETIQRAFHATEVGLASHSLSCGVQCEFGNCWHLLFCWCDI